AGCGCAGTGTACCTTTGGAATTTGAAATTTGGAATCTGGAATTGCCCCTATTCCGGCATGATCTCCACAAACCTCTCGATGGAGAAAAAGCTGTCCGAACCCCTGGGCGGTTTGGCGCTGCTCGAGTTCGAAACGAAGACCAGGAAACGGATACCGAACCGGCGGGCCGAGATCAGGACCGCCTCGGTATCCTCCCCAAGCAGGGTCCTTTCAGGGTCGAAGGGAACCTTCCTCCTCAGTTCCCTCCAGAACCCTGGTTCCTCCTTGGGCATGCCGATGTCGTGGGCGGTGGTGATCCCGTCGAACTTGCCGGCCAGGGCAGTCTTCCCCATCTTGAGGTCCAGGGTCTTGCCGTGGGCGTTGGTGACGAGGTAAACCTTCTTCCCGGCCTCCCGCACACGATCCAGGAACCCGACGAC
The bacterium DNA segment above includes these coding regions:
- the yrfG gene encoding GMP/IMP nucleotidase, with the translated sequence MTETVIFPPDWNQIDTVLLDMDGTLLDKSFDDHFWEEYVPSRYAEQFGVSEKEARDKLLSLYRSQEETLNWTSLDYWTEQLGLDILDLKRQVDHLITVHPFVVGFLDRVREAGKKVYLVTNAHGKTLDLKMGKTALAGKFDGITTAHDIGMPKEEPGFWRELRRKVPFDPERTLLGEDTEAVLISARRFGIRFLVFVSNSSSAKPPRGSDSFFSIERFVEIMPE